The following are from one region of the Desulfovibrio sp. genome:
- a CDS encoding tetratricopeptide repeat protein yields the protein MNPQKNQGADDAPLLRDLQLEVSQESAPLLQFMLRHAGLIAGVLVLFLLVLIGTGIYNWHGDSRAEEARDALARTLIQNQGADQVKALSQLAEGAPSSTRFAAYMALAHSALENGDYATAAQAYAKAAKSTDGAFSLSASLGEAGALLKAGKNAEALTLLQGLQNTQPGAANAPQLRQMMAEAAIAAGQNELAARTYLALARETDGVNSSYLRARAAELDPKLAAAEAAPSAPVAKAASDADKGGQKTAQPEQAKP from the coding sequence ATGAATCCGCAAAAGAATCAAGGCGCGGACGACGCGCCCCTGCTGCGTGACCTGCAACTGGAAGTAAGCCAGGAGAGTGCGCCTCTTCTGCAATTCATGCTGCGTCATGCCGGTCTTATCGCTGGCGTGCTGGTGCTGTTTCTTCTGGTGCTCATTGGTACCGGCATCTATAACTGGCACGGCGACTCCCGGGCGGAAGAAGCCCGCGACGCCCTGGCGCGCACCCTCATACAGAATCAGGGCGCGGATCAGGTCAAGGCTCTTTCGCAACTGGCGGAGGGCGCCCCCTCTTCCACCCGTTTTGCCGCCTATATGGCCCTGGCGCACAGCGCCCTTGAAAACGGCGATTATGCCACCGCCGCCCAGGCTTACGCCAAGGCCGCCAAAAGCACTGACGGCGCTTTCAGCCTGTCCGCCTCTCTTGGCGAGGCCGGAGCCCTGCTCAAGGCTGGCAAAAACGCCGAAGCCCTGACCCTGCTGCAAGGGCTGCAAAACACCCAGCCCGGCGCGGCCAACGCTCCGCAGCTACGGCAGATGATGGCTGAAGCCGCCATTGCCGCCGGTCAAAATGAACTGGCGGCCCGTACCTATCTGGCCCTGGCCCGTGAGACTGACGGCGTCAACAGCAGCTATTTGCGCGCCCGCGCTGCCGAACTTGACCCCAAGCTGGCCGCTGCGGAAGCCGCGCCCAGCGCTCCGGTCGCCAAGGCCGCTTCGGATGCGGACAAGGGCGGTCAAAAAACCGCGCAGCCAGAACAGGCAAAGCCGTAA
- the dsrP gene encoding sulfate reduction electron transfer complex DsrMKJOP subunit DsrP has product MLEKLLDGPKTYYMWLIFLLVLIAGCGLVYLDQLQNGLSVTGLSRDVSWGLYISQFTYFVGVAASAVMLVLPTYFHHYKKFKRMIIFGEFMAVAAVVMCALFIVVDLGQPQRMLNVMLHPSPHSVMFYDMMVLIGYLGLNIIIGWVTLEAERHEIEPPKWIKPLIYISVLWAFSIHTVTAFLYAGIPGRHYWLTAIMAARFLSSAFCSGPAILLLLMMVLRRLTGFEPGKEAVKTLTIIIVYAMCINVFFYLLEIFTAFYSGVPGHEEPIHFLFFGHDGHLPWVSYWMWGAVIMAFASLALLIPPKLRENPCLLPIALIMLVLASWIDKGLGLLVAGFTPNMFEAFTPYMPSAKEIAVALGVYGVGALVLSLLWRIALGVKMEVNHMND; this is encoded by the coding sequence ATGCTTGAAAAATTGCTCGACGGTCCTAAGACCTACTACATGTGGCTGATCTTCCTGCTGGTTCTTATCGCGGGTTGCGGCCTTGTGTACCTCGATCAGTTGCAGAACGGTCTCTCCGTCACCGGCCTCAGCCGTGACGTTTCGTGGGGATTGTACATTTCGCAGTTCACCTATTTCGTGGGTGTGGCGGCCTCGGCCGTCATGCTGGTGCTGCCCACCTACTTCCATCACTACAAAAAGTTCAAACGCATGATCATCTTTGGTGAATTCATGGCCGTCGCGGCCGTGGTCATGTGCGCGCTCTTCATCGTGGTGGACCTTGGTCAGCCCCAGCGCATGCTCAACGTCATGCTTCACCCCTCGCCCCATTCCGTCATGTTCTACGACATGATGGTGCTCATCGGGTACCTGGGTCTGAACATCATCATCGGCTGGGTCACTCTTGAGGCCGAAAGGCACGAGATTGAGCCCCCCAAATGGATCAAGCCCCTTATCTACATCTCCGTCCTGTGGGCTTTCTCCATCCATACGGTCACGGCCTTCCTGTACGCGGGCATTCCCGGCCGCCATTACTGGCTCACCGCCATTATGGCCGCCCGCTTCCTGTCCTCGGCCTTCTGCTCCGGTCCTGCCATCCTGCTCCTGCTGATGATGGTGCTGCGCCGCCTGACGGGCTTCGAGCCCGGCAAGGAAGCCGTAAAGACCCTGACCATCATCATTGTGTACGCCATGTGCATCAACGTGTTCTTCTATCTGCTGGAAATCTTCACCGCCTTCTACAGCGGCGTTCCCGGACATGAAGAACCCATCCACTTCCTCTTCTTCGGGCATGACGGTCATCTGCCCTGGGTGAGCTACTGGATGTGGGGCGCTGTTATCATGGCCTTCGCTTCTCTGGCCCTGCTCATTCCGCCCAAGCTGCGCGAAAACCCCTGTCTGCTGCCCATCGCCCTCATCATGCTGGTGCTGGCCTCCTGGATCGACAAGGGTCTTGGCCTGCTGGTGGCCGGTTTCACGCCCAACATGTTTGAAGCCTTTACGCCCTACATGCCCAGCGCCAAGGAAATTGCCGTGGCTCTCGGCGTCTACGGCGTCGGCGCTCTGGTGCTTTCGCTGCTCTGGCGTATAGCCCTTGGCGTCAAGATGGAAGTGAACCACATGAACGACTAG
- the iorA gene encoding indolepyruvate ferredoxin oxidoreductase subunit alpha yields MSNNPLLHGAHGERHLLLGNEAIVRGALEAGVHIVTCYPGTPSSEVPDTFHRIGGEGRYRLEYSVNEKVAMEVAAGAALGGALSLVTMKHVGLNVAADPLFTAVYTGLPGGLVVLTADDPGCHSSQNEQDNRYYARFAMLPCFEPASAQEAKDMTRAAFSLARQLEQPVLLRTTTRISHMRGPVDFDDLPAPQPKVDFRRDPARFVPVPAVARRRHVALDEIVARARQIAEQSPFNTVTEPSAPTDLGIIVSGVSRNYLADALASNDWTDRVRVLELGMTWPLPEEKICTFLNQCKRVLVLEEGEDLLEQDIRALAQKRGLTVVIDGKNDILTHQGEYSTTLVTRDLAQWLGVSCNVQEPRSAESDLPGRPPNLCPGCSHRAVYYTVRQVFGDDAYYSSDIGCYTLGLLPPLRTADFLVCMGSSISAGSGFARASEKPVIAFIGDSTFFHSGMTGLANAVFNQHNVLMVILDNGTTAMTGHQPNPGMLQDVLGGMSSHMDIETIVRGMGVTEVAKVRAFNIKALTKTLEEMKSKPGVRVLITEEPCVLYARRQLKKTSPQVAEVAQQGPEAMRCLEQLACPAFYRSGDNLAVDATLCTGCMVCLQVAPGAFKARKRQG; encoded by the coding sequence ATGAGCAACAACCCCCTGTTGCACGGCGCTCACGGTGAGCGTCATTTGTTGTTGGGCAATGAGGCCATAGTGCGCGGCGCCCTTGAGGCGGGCGTGCACATCGTCACCTGTTATCCGGGCACACCTTCATCCGAAGTGCCGGACACATTTCACCGCATCGGCGGCGAAGGGCGCTACCGGCTGGAGTATTCCGTCAACGAGAAGGTCGCCATGGAAGTGGCGGCGGGTGCTGCCCTGGGCGGCGCTCTGAGTCTTGTGACCATGAAGCACGTGGGCCTCAACGTGGCCGCCGACCCGTTGTTCACGGCCGTGTACACTGGCCTGCCCGGCGGGCTGGTGGTGCTCACCGCTGACGACCCCGGCTGCCACTCCAGCCAGAACGAGCAGGACAACCGCTATTACGCGCGCTTTGCCATGCTGCCCTGTTTCGAGCCTGCCTCGGCCCAGGAAGCCAAGGACATGACCCGCGCGGCCTTCAGCCTTGCCCGCCAGCTTGAGCAACCCGTGCTGCTGCGCACCACTACGCGCATCAGTCACATGCGCGGCCCGGTGGATTTTGACGATCTGCCCGCGCCGCAGCCCAAGGTGGACTTCCGCCGCGATCCTGCGCGTTTCGTGCCCGTGCCCGCCGTGGCGCGCAGGCGGCATGTGGCGCTGGACGAAATTGTGGCCCGCGCCCGCCAGATTGCGGAGCAAAGCCCCTTCAATACGGTTACCGAACCCTCAGCGCCCACGGATCTGGGCATCATTGTCAGCGGCGTTTCGCGCAACTATCTGGCCGACGCGCTTGCCTCCAATGACTGGACAGACCGCGTGCGTGTGCTGGAACTGGGCATGACCTGGCCCCTGCCGGAAGAAAAAATCTGCACCTTCCTGAACCAGTGCAAGCGCGTGCTGGTGCTGGAGGAAGGGGAAGACCTGCTGGAGCAGGACATCCGCGCCCTGGCGCAGAAGCGCGGGCTGACTGTGGTCATTGACGGCAAGAACGACATTCTCACGCATCAGGGCGAGTACTCCACCACCCTTGTCACGCGCGATCTCGCGCAGTGGCTGGGGGTTTCCTGTAACGTGCAGGAACCGCGCAGCGCCGAGTCGGATCTGCCGGGCCGTCCGCCCAACCTTTGCCCCGGCTGTTCGCACAGGGCCGTGTACTACACGGTGCGCCAGGTTTTCGGCGACGACGCCTACTACTCCAGCGACATCGGCTGCTACACCCTGGGGCTTCTGCCGCCCCTGCGCACAGCAGATTTTCTTGTCTGCATGGGTTCGTCCATCTCGGCGGGCAGCGGTTTTGCCCGCGCCTCCGAAAAGCCGGTCATCGCCTTTATCGGCGACTCCACCTTTTTCCATTCCGGCATGACCGGGCTGGCCAACGCTGTGTTCAACCAGCACAACGTGCTCATGGTCATTCTGGACAACGGCACCACGGCCATGACGGGGCACCAGCCCAACCCCGGCATGCTGCAGGATGTGCTCGGCGGCATGAGCAGCCACATGGACATAGAGACCATTGTGCGCGGCATGGGCGTGACCGAGGTTGCCAAGGTGCGGGCCTTCAACATCAAGGCTCTGACCAAGACTCTGGAAGAAATGAAGAGCAAGCCCGGCGTACGTGTGCTCATCACCGAAGAGCCCTGCGTGCTGTATGCCCGCCGCCAGCTCAAAAAGACCTCGCCCCAGGTGGCGGAGGTGGCGCAGCAGGGGCCTGAGGCCATGCGCTGCCTTGAGCAGCTTGCCTGCCCCGCCTTTTACCGCAGTGGGGACAATCTGGCCGTGGACGCGACCCTTTGCACGGGCTGCATGGTATGTTTGCAGGTGGCCCCCGGGGCCTTCAAGGCGCGCAAGCGTCAGGGATAG
- a CDS encoding HD domain-containing protein — MQQALKDAITICKTFLRNGYDAHVINAPLQEHLLQKVDHLAVDIACEPDMDTLFKLFPKATPTSENRALAVMEENGVTFRFYPLEVAAAGHPELSLVRITPTMIALLSPEERLKLRLTGFNAPEPSGDVYDGFEDIKSGAICLAGLPDETLRHNYLLAVRALRFAANFDLPIEPNTWLAIIRASSRVLDYVPATDIMDEWRKVAAENMYRFVRLLFDAHILQGLIPEVASLSCLTQMRNKEGDTENVFEHTLECMKCYPEEDFHYDWLGTMAMLFHDVGKLYTGEYYDGLWTYYQHHRVGAKVTRKILRRLHFTQEDIDLLCNLVRNHMRFHFMMTDRGIRRFKALDDYPRLIAMARADLKARDGIPTSFNHNMKYLDRAETPEQMLEPLLNGNEIMSETKLSPGPQVGVIRDALLKAQIAGEVTDLDSAVLFVRDYARKSVG; from the coding sequence ATGCAGCAAGCGCTTAAAGACGCCATAACCATTTGCAAAACTTTTTTGCGCAACGGCTATGACGCGCATGTCATCAATGCTCCCTTGCAGGAACATCTGCTCCAGAAGGTTGACCATCTGGCCGTGGACATTGCCTGCGAGCCGGACATGGACACCCTGTTCAAGCTTTTTCCCAAAGCCACGCCCACATCCGAAAATCGGGCACTGGCCGTTATGGAAGAAAACGGCGTCACATTCCGTTTTTATCCTCTTGAAGTGGCTGCGGCCGGACACCCCGAACTGTCGCTGGTCAGGATCACGCCCACGATGATCGCACTCTTGAGCCCGGAAGAGCGCCTCAAGCTGCGCCTCACCGGCTTCAATGCGCCCGAACCCAGCGGCGACGTGTATGACGGTTTTGAAGACATCAAGAGCGGAGCCATCTGCCTCGCGGGCCTGCCGGACGAAACCCTGCGCCACAACTATCTGCTGGCTGTTCGCGCCCTGCGTTTTGCCGCCAACTTTGACCTGCCCATTGAGCCCAACACCTGGCTGGCCATTATCCGCGCCTCCAGCCGCGTGCTTGATTACGTGCCCGCCACCGACATCATGGATGAATGGCGCAAGGTTGCCGCCGAAAACATGTACCGCTTCGTCCGCCTGCTGTTTGACGCCCATATCCTTCAGGGGCTCATCCCCGAAGTGGCGTCACTCTCCTGCCTGACGCAGATGCGCAACAAGGAAGGCGACACCGAAAACGTGTTCGAACACACGCTTGAATGTATGAAGTGCTATCCTGAAGAGGATTTTCACTACGACTGGCTGGGCACCATGGCCATGCTGTTTCACGATGTGGGCAAGCTCTACACCGGCGAATACTATGACGGCCTGTGGACCTACTACCAGCACCACCGCGTCGGCGCCAAGGTCACGCGCAAGATACTGCGCCGCCTGCACTTTACCCAGGAAGACATCGACCTTTTGTGCAACCTTGTGCGCAATCACATGCGTTTCCACTTCATGATGACGGACAGGGGCATACGCCGTTTCAAGGCGCTGGACGATTACCCCCGGCTTATCGCCATGGCCCGGGCCGACCTCAAGGCTCGCGACGGCATCCCCACTTCGTTCAACCACAATATGAAGTATCTGGACCGCGCGGAAACGCCGGAACAGATGCTGGAACCCCTGCTCAACGGCAATGAGATCATGAGCGAGACAAAGCTGTCGCCCGGCCCGCAGGTGGGGGTTATTCGTGATGCCCTGCTCAAGGCGCAGATTGCCGGAGAGGTCACGGATCTGGATTCAGCAGTGCTTTTTGTGCGGGACTACGCGCGGAAGTCTGTAGGGTAG
- the dsrJ gene encoding sulfate reduction electron transfer complex DsrMKJOP subunit DsrJ, protein MYNAKAVIVGIIVFVALFTSPFWLSMMGKDYKSTGIELPKGEKDCIEDVQFMRDQHMRLLNEWRDEALRKENRVYVATSGKKWNISLQNTCLKCHNDYKGFCEKCHTANGVDPYCWTCHIIPQGSK, encoded by the coding sequence ATGTATAACGCCAAAGCAGTTATCGTTGGGATCATAGTATTTGTGGCCCTGTTCACCTCCCCTTTCTGGCTGAGCATGATGGGGAAGGATTACAAGAGCACCGGCATTGAGCTGCCCAAGGGCGAAAAGGATTGCATCGAGGACGTGCAGTTCATGCGCGACCAGCACATGCGCCTGCTCAATGAATGGCGCGACGAGGCCCTGCGCAAGGAAAACCGCGTCTATGTGGCCACCAGCGGCAAAAAGTGGAACATCAGCCTTCAGAATACCTGCTTGAAGTGCCATAATGACTACAAGGGATTCTGTGAAAAGTGCCATACGGCTAACGGCGTTGATCCCTATTGCTGGACTTGCCACATCATTCCCCAGGGGAGCAAGTAA
- the rlmN gene encoding 23S rRNA (adenine(2503)-C(2))-methyltransferase RlmN, translating to MINLLNLTLPELEAWTQTELGEPKFRAMQIWQWIWQRMARDFDIMTNISRPCRERMAAKACIVWPEVTAVEESQDGTTKFLLRLEDGAQVETVLIPSDSREGVRRWTQCLSCQVGCAMGCTFCSTGQMGFERNMTMAEILGQILVAREHLGDTRLHWPMLRNIVFMGMGEPLLNFSEVMRSLQSLNSDKGLNFSPRRITVSTCGIEKNLKELGECGLAFLAVSLHAPNQELRARIMPKAARWPLDRLMSTLQSYSLNTRERITFEYLLLGGVNDGLEHARELVPLVNSVKGKLNLIVYNAAEGSPYAAPSHERVLAFEKYLWDRGVTAILRKSKGQDIKAACGQLKAARQKEQLDESGVDYE from the coding sequence ATGATCAACCTTCTCAATCTCACCCTTCCCGAACTGGAAGCATGGACGCAGACAGAACTGGGCGAACCCAAGTTCCGCGCCATGCAGATCTGGCAATGGATATGGCAGCGCATGGCCCGTGATTTCGACATCATGACCAACATTTCCCGGCCCTGCCGCGAACGCATGGCCGCCAAAGCCTGCATCGTCTGGCCGGAAGTCACCGCTGTGGAAGAAAGCCAGGACGGAACCACCAAGTTTTTGCTGCGCCTTGAAGACGGCGCGCAGGTGGAGACCGTCCTCATCCCCTCGGATTCACGTGAAGGCGTGCGCCGCTGGACTCAATGCCTTTCCTGTCAGGTGGGCTGCGCCATGGGCTGTACCTTCTGCTCCACAGGGCAGATGGGCTTTGAGCGCAACATGACCATGGCCGAAATTCTCGGCCAGATTCTCGTTGCCCGCGAACATCTGGGCGACACACGCCTGCACTGGCCCATGCTGCGCAACATCGTTTTTATGGGCATGGGCGAACCCCTGCTGAATTTTAGCGAAGTCATGCGTTCATTGCAGAGCCTCAACAGCGACAAGGGACTGAACTTTTCACCGCGCCGCATCACGGTGTCCACCTGCGGCATTGAAAAAAACCTCAAGGAACTGGGCGAATGCGGCCTGGCTTTTCTGGCGGTTTCGCTGCACGCGCCCAATCAGGAGCTGCGCGCCCGCATCATGCCCAAGGCCGCCCGCTGGCCCCTGGATCGCCTCATGTCCACGCTCCAGTCCTACTCGCTCAACACGCGGGAACGCATCACCTTTGAGTACCTGCTGCTCGGCGGCGTCAACGACGGGCTGGAGCACGCGCGGGAACTGGTGCCCCTGGTCAATTCCGTCAAAGGCAAGCTGAATCTCATTGTGTACAATGCCGCTGAAGGCTCGCCCTACGCCGCGCCCAGCCATGAGCGCGTGCTGGCTTTTGAGAAATATCTCTGGGATCGCGGCGTCACGGCCATCCTGCGCAAAAGCAAGGGACAGGACATCAAGGCGGCCTGCGGCCAGCTCAAGGCCGCCAGACAAAAGGAACAATTGGACGAGAGTGGGGTTGATTACGAATAA
- a CDS encoding indolepyruvate oxidoreductase subunit beta codes for MTMQNNQKRMRVYFTGVGGQGTLTATTLLARTALEAGLDVVAGEVHGMAQRGGVVESVMLLGGWRSPKLDLGEADVMLGFEPLETLRGLPYLKKGGAVFSSSDPMPPLSVSLGKADYPAMSRIEASVREVAGLCHFIPCRELGIQAGSVQSGNTVLLSAVCASGVLPFGVDALEAAIKKFLPAKLQEVNLHALELGKKALKG; via the coding sequence ATGACTATGCAGAACAACCAGAAGCGCATGCGCGTGTATTTTACTGGTGTGGGCGGGCAGGGTACCCTGACCGCCACGACCCTGCTGGCCCGTACGGCTCTTGAAGCCGGGCTGGACGTTGTGGCTGGCGAGGTGCACGGCATGGCCCAGCGGGGTGGCGTGGTTGAATCGGTCATGCTGCTCGGCGGCTGGCGTTCGCCCAAGCTGGACCTGGGCGAGGCCGACGTCATGCTTGGCTTTGAACCTTTGGAAACCCTGCGCGGCCTGCCCTATCTCAAAAAGGGCGGCGCGGTATTTTCCAGCAGCGATCCCATGCCGCCGTTAAGCGTGTCGCTGGGCAAGGCCGACTATCCCGCCATGAGCCGCATTGAAGCCAGCGTGCGCGAAGTGGCGGGGCTGTGCCATTTCATTCCCTGTCGTGAACTGGGAATACAGGCAGGCTCCGTGCAGAGCGGCAATACCGTGCTTTTGAGCGCCGTTTGCGCATCGGGCGTTTTGCCCTTTGGCGTTGACGCGCTTGAAGCGGCCATTAAAAAGTTCCTGCCGGCCAAGCTTCAGGAAGTGAACCTGCACGCTCTGGAACTTGGCAAGAAGGCCCTCAAGGGCTGA
- the dsrO gene encoding sulfate reduction electron transfer complex DsrMKJOP subunit DsrO, with translation MNKSRRSFLKVAGFSAFALTSGMAALSGVAQAQIAPGKYEPAANALHAKRWAMVIDTRQFAGPEDYKPLSDACHAFHNVPQVPGNQEIKWFWLDSYAHVFPDDMNAHLNTHSRESMYPLLCNHCTNPPCVRVCPTQATYKMEDGIVAMDYHRCIGCRFCMAGCPYGARSFNFKDPRKFLSNPVPNPEYPTRMIGVVEKCTFCAERLAVGKLPACVEAANGKILFGDLEDPNSTVRQALAANYSIRRKPSLGTQPGVYYLI, from the coding sequence ATGAACAAGAGCAGAAGAAGCTTTCTGAAAGTGGCGGGCTTTTCGGCCTTCGCCCTTACCAGCGGCATGGCTGCCCTGTCTGGCGTTGCCCAGGCGCAGATTGCCCCCGGCAAGTATGAGCCCGCGGCCAATGCACTGCATGCCAAGCGCTGGGCCATGGTCATCGACACGCGCCAGTTTGCGGGCCCTGAAGACTACAAGCCCCTGAGCGACGCATGCCACGCCTTCCACAACGTACCGCAGGTTCCCGGCAACCAGGAAATCAAGTGGTTCTGGCTGGACAGCTACGCCCATGTCTTCCCTGACGACATGAACGCGCACCTGAACACGCACTCCCGCGAGTCCATGTACCCGCTGCTGTGCAACCACTGCACCAATCCGCCCTGCGTGCGCGTGTGTCCCACACAGGCCACCTACAAGATGGAAGACGGCATTGTGGCCATGGACTACCACCGCTGCATCGGCTGCCGGTTCTGCATGGCTGGCTGTCCCTACGGCGCGCGTTCCTTCAACTTCAAAGACCCGCGCAAGTTCCTGTCCAACCCCGTGCCCAATCCCGAATACCCCACGCGCATGATCGGCGTGGTCGAGAAGTGCACGTTCTGCGCCGAGCGCCTTGCCGTAGGCAAGCTGCCCGCCTGCGTGGAAGCGGCCAATGGCAAGATACTTTTCGGCGACCTGGAAGACCCCAATTCAACGGTGCGCCAGGCTTTGGCCGCCAATTACAGTATTCGCCGCAAGCCCAGCCTGGGCACCCAGCCCGGCGTCTACTACCTTATCTAG